In Stomatohabitans albus, one genomic interval encodes:
- a CDS encoding 3'-5' exonuclease, whose amino-acid sequence MLSHHGIKITGRSRRLTLNYRTTRENLSAALQTLEGGDYRDLDLDESVEATGYRSARSGPVPVFKSVDSREQEVEEVVAAIQGWLAPLGKENAPGVAPETIGVLVHDQRSRDRMVEALALNDIPARSVDRERPQPGQVPVMTMHRAKGLEFSKVVIAGHGIWPGYFKERIKNWDTSLQADADLRERSLLYVAMTRARDELVVITPQDQ is encoded by the coding sequence GTGTTGAGTCACCATGGCATTAAGATCACCGGGCGCTCTCGTCGCCTCACCTTGAATTATCGCACCACCCGCGAGAACTTGAGTGCGGCCTTGCAAACCCTAGAGGGTGGGGACTACCGCGACCTAGACCTTGACGAATCCGTAGAAGCCACGGGCTATCGTTCTGCCCGATCAGGGCCAGTTCCCGTGTTTAAATCCGTGGATTCTCGTGAGCAAGAAGTTGAAGAAGTCGTTGCTGCTATCCAGGGCTGGCTTGCCCCTTTGGGGAAGGAGAATGCGCCTGGTGTTGCCCCAGAAACCATTGGGGTATTGGTCCATGATCAACGCAGCCGAGATCGCATGGTCGAGGCGTTGGCGTTGAACGATATTCCGGCAAGAAGCGTAGACCGTGAACGCCCCCAGCCTGGCCAGGTACCTGTGATGACCATGCACCGAGCCAAAGGGCTGGAGTTCTCAAAGGTCGTGATTGCTGGCCATGGGATTTGGCCGGGATATTTCAAAGAACGCATCAAAAACTGGGACACCTCTTTACAGGCCGACGCCGACCTGCGCGAACGCTCCCTGCTTTATGTGGCCATGACCAGGGCCCGAGACGAACTCGTTGTGATCACCCCCCAAGACCAATAG
- a CDS encoding type II toxin-antitoxin system RelE/ParE family toxin, with product MRVAFASKELERICTDERYMQRKLGAKVAKTLKIRIASLTRAQHTDDLLEDIGHWKPLTADRSGQWSARLTGNWRLIIEPDESQCITVTVIAVEDYH from the coding sequence ATGAGGGTTGCATTTGCGAGTAAGGAGCTAGAGCGCATTTGTACCGATGAGCGCTATATGCAGCGCAAACTTGGCGCCAAGGTCGCCAAGACACTCAAAATCCGTATTGCCTCCCTCACCCGCGCTCAACACACTGATGATCTCTTAGAAGATATAGGCCACTGGAAACCGTTAACCGCAGATCGATCAGGACAGTGGTCAGCACGCTTAACAGGAAACTGGCGACTCATCATTGAACCCGACGAATCTCAATGCATCACCGTCACGGTCATAGCCGTTGAGGATTACCACTAG
- a CDS encoding ImmA/IrrE family metallo-endopeptidase, with translation MAITRLPYVVTPGDVIKEWIDEEGINAAELSRRLGVSRKHVSELLRGKTPLTHQMAISLEHVTGVPARIWNQHEAGYRADLAHIEAREALLPQWEIAKLFPIKYLQSLGIISSPNSDKPGIIQELLSFLQIATLDAFNPSWADSSIAYRRVAVQHNQSYALATWLMIAEHHAKTIEDLPPYTKAGLEAHIPLLRSLTSKMPEEGIPEAIATLESVGVVLCLVPPIPGFGTYGATHWVNNTPVIQLSLRGKKDDQCWFTLFHEIGHVLLHGDNDLYLLDDESMVEEEANAFAASTLVPELYQARLPENRDIEAIKTLATELDIAPSLVLGQAQRKTRDFSWGHKLKRPVNLETRLVDNRLVITPTT, from the coding sequence ATGGCTATCACACGCCTGCCATACGTCGTTACCCCCGGCGACGTTATCAAAGAGTGGATTGACGAAGAAGGCATCAACGCCGCCGAGCTGTCTCGTCGGCTTGGGGTATCTCGAAAACATGTGAGTGAACTCTTAAGGGGTAAGACCCCTCTGACCCATCAGATGGCAATCAGCCTCGAACACGTGACCGGTGTTCCTGCCCGTATCTGGAATCAACACGAAGCTGGCTACCGTGCTGACTTGGCCCATATTGAAGCACGTGAAGCATTGCTCCCACAATGGGAAATCGCCAAGCTTTTTCCAATTAAATACCTCCAATCCCTGGGTATTATCAGCTCACCAAACTCAGATAAACCCGGCATCATCCAAGAGCTCTTGAGCTTTTTACAGATTGCAACCTTGGATGCGTTCAATCCCAGCTGGGCTGATAGTTCCATTGCCTATCGGCGTGTAGCCGTGCAACACAATCAGTCCTATGCCCTAGCCACCTGGCTCATGATTGCCGAGCACCACGCTAAAACAATTGAAGATCTCCCGCCCTATACCAAAGCCGGACTAGAAGCCCATATACCCCTGTTACGTTCGTTAACCAGCAAAATGCCGGAAGAAGGGATACCCGAGGCCATCGCCACACTTGAATCTGTTGGTGTGGTGTTGTGTTTAGTGCCACCAATCCCAGGTTTTGGCACGTATGGGGCAACACACTGGGTCAACAACACCCCAGTTATTCAGCTGTCTTTGCGAGGTAAAAAGGACGATCAGTGCTGGTTTACCCTCTTCCATGAAATTGGCCATGTACTCTTGCACGGAGACAACGATCTCTATCTTTTGGATGATGAATCCATGGTTGAAGAAGAGGCCAATGCCTTTGCAGCTTCAACGTTGGTCCCAGAGCTCTACCAAGCTCGTCTCCCTGAAAACCGAGATATCGAAGCCATCAAAACCCTCGCCACAGAGCTAGACATCGCACCAAGCTTGGTACTCGGTCAAGCTCAGCGAAAAACCCGTGATTTTAGCTGGGGGCATAAACTTAAGCGTCCGGTGAACCTTGAAACCAGACTGGTTGATAACCGTCTTGTCATCACCCCCACTACCTAG
- a CDS encoding SDR family oxidoreductase, which yields MNYLVHGASGAQGSPVCKALLARGHHVLGAVRHVDQVPPGVKGVTVDLGDVNTLKDAYAQVDGVFVHLPLGGADELVTYATNVIAAVEAVRPSRVVVSTSGRVIDRPDLCLQSPPESAIQVLLEGLGKSGISVAVIATRLYLENLLLPVVQDDVQAEGVLHYPVPATLRVSWCSHLDVADVAVRLFDSPAVEGVVGLGHLPGLTGEDLATGFSEHLGKPVFYEAITPEAFGKRLEPVFGPESAHAVTLMYKAIGANTDNELVRRTAAQNVLGYTPRSVATWLREM from the coding sequence ATGAACTATCTTGTGCATGGGGCCAGTGGGGCCCAAGGATCTCCTGTATGTAAGGCACTTTTGGCTCGCGGGCATCATGTGCTCGGGGCGGTGCGCCATGTTGACCAGGTACCACCAGGCGTGAAAGGTGTGACTGTGGACCTCGGTGATGTCAATACGTTGAAAGACGCGTATGCCCAAGTTGATGGGGTATTTGTGCATCTGCCGTTGGGTGGGGCAGATGAGTTGGTTACCTATGCAACCAATGTGATTGCCGCCGTTGAGGCCGTTCGACCCAGCCGAGTGGTGGTATCCACCAGTGGGCGCGTGATTGACCGGCCCGACCTGTGCTTACAATCCCCACCCGAATCAGCCATTCAAGTCTTGTTGGAAGGTCTTGGAAAGAGTGGTATTTCTGTGGCAGTGATTGCTACACGCCTCTATCTCGAAAACCTGTTATTGCCTGTGGTGCAAGACGATGTTCAAGCCGAAGGGGTATTGCACTATCCCGTGCCTGCCACCTTGCGGGTGTCGTGGTGTTCGCATTTAGATGTGGCCGATGTGGCCGTTCGCCTCTTTGACTCTCCAGCGGTTGAAGGTGTGGTGGGGCTTGGCCATCTCCCTGGGCTGACCGGCGAAGATTTGGCCACAGGATTTAGTGAGCACCTTGGCAAACCGGTCTTTTATGAGGCCATCACCCCCGAAGCTTTTGGGAAACGCCTTGAGCCGGTTTTCGGCCCCGAATCTGCCCATGCGGTTACCCTCATGTACAAAGCTATCGGCGCCAACACCGACAACGAACTCGTGCGCCGCACCGCCGCCCAAAACGTCCTCGGCTACACCCCACGTAGTGTTGCTACCTGGCTACGCGAGATGTGA
- a CDS encoding helix-turn-helix domain-containing protein, with protein sequence MTERALPACGVARCLILLDGPWATLIIRELLHGPRRFNELRSALPGISAHTLTSRLRKFETHGVITRTAHAEVPPRVEYALTSLGESLRPVLDAMNTWGEQTPDAALTTGHRSPTPASRNGSAPRAAPMPTS encoded by the coding sequence ATGACTGAGCGCGCACTCCCAGCATGTGGGGTAGCCCGTTGTCTTATCCTCCTCGACGGCCCATGGGCAACCCTGATCATCCGTGAACTCCTCCACGGCCCGCGCCGATTTAACGAACTCCGTAGTGCTCTGCCAGGGATCAGCGCACACACCCTCACCAGCCGGCTACGTAAATTTGAAACCCATGGCGTGATCACCAGAACCGCCCATGCCGAGGTACCCCCACGGGTTGAATATGCCCTCACTAGCCTGGGTGAAAGCCTCCGCCCGGTGCTCGACGCCATGAATACCTGGGGTGAACAAACCCCTGACGCGGCCCTCACCACCGGACACCGATCACCCACCCCTGCATCTCGCAACGGCAGCGCACCACGTGCTGCACCTATGCCCACTAGCTAG
- a CDS encoding AraC family transcriptional regulator, with product MKWVTHFNTSIEHIEANLCGEISYEELARIAQCSSFHYQRMFAYLAGIPLGEYIRRRRMSLAATDLQHSDQTVLQIGLKYGYASPTAFNRAFQSVHGLSPSAARQQGAILTSYPPIHFTLTVKGVEKMNYRIEHKDAIRVVGRSVELSQRMEENGPIFRQAWEDAVSDGTLEKLSAMINAEPFACLGLTTMDGQSAKYWVAVPSTKEPTDGLEAFIVPALTYAVFEGKGVHDTMTQLFHDIMVDWLPNSGFDYAGGPDIEVYIEPDPETGRYEVWIPVAKAA from the coding sequence ATGAAGTGGGTTACGCATTTTAATACGTCCATTGAACATATTGAGGCGAACTTGTGTGGTGAGATTAGCTATGAAGAGTTGGCCCGGATTGCGCAGTGTTCGTCATTTCACTACCAGCGGATGTTTGCTTACCTTGCTGGCATCCCATTGGGCGAATATATCCGACGTAGGCGCATGTCATTGGCTGCTACCGACTTGCAACACAGTGACCAAACGGTGCTGCAAATTGGTCTGAAGTATGGGTATGCATCACCAACGGCGTTTAATCGTGCGTTTCAGTCTGTGCATGGGTTGAGCCCATCAGCGGCTCGTCAACAAGGTGCCATCTTGACGTCCTACCCACCGATTCACTTCACGCTCACGGTTAAAGGAGTCGAAAAAATGAACTATCGAATTGAGCACAAGGATGCGATTCGGGTTGTTGGCCGGAGTGTTGAACTCAGTCAGCGCATGGAAGAAAACGGGCCGATATTTAGACAAGCCTGGGAAGATGCGGTCAGTGATGGCACGCTGGAGAAGCTATCAGCCATGATCAACGCCGAACCATTTGCTTGCCTTGGGCTGACAACCATGGATGGCCAGTCAGCTAAGTATTGGGTTGCAGTCCCCAGTACTAAAGAACCCACTGACGGTTTAGAAGCCTTCATCGTGCCCGCGTTGACCTATGCCGTTTTTGAAGGCAAAGGTGTGCACGACACGATGACCCAACTCTTTCATGACATCATGGTTGATTGGCTTCCAAACTCTGGGTTTGACTATGCCGGTGGCCCAGACATCGAGGTGTATATCGAGCCTGATCCAGAGACGGGACGCTATGAGGTTTGGATTCCTGTGGCAAAAGCTGCGTGA
- a CDS encoding VOC family protein, with protein sequence MANRTLVPFIRFSKGECNDAVTFYQQVLGGELVVTTFAEHGIDSVEDPSKVMWSQLSINDAFVLMASDGLGETFTHGTNVSLSMLFDDLELAQRTFAQLSEGGEIQVPFGLQSFGQYGDFIDRFGVHWMVFTNDGSED encoded by the coding sequence ATGGCTAATCGGACGCTTGTCCCTTTTATTCGCTTCTCAAAAGGTGAGTGCAACGATGCGGTCACGTTCTACCAACAGGTTTTAGGTGGTGAACTGGTCGTTACTACGTTTGCTGAGCATGGCATTGACAGCGTAGAGGATCCATCAAAAGTGATGTGGTCGCAGTTATCAATTAATGATGCATTTGTATTGATGGCCTCAGATGGATTAGGGGAAACATTTACGCATGGCACAAATGTGTCACTCAGCATGTTGTTTGATGACCTCGAACTCGCACAACGCACATTTGCACAATTGTCAGAAGGCGGTGAAATCCAGGTTCCTTTTGGGCTTCAATCCTTTGGCCAATATGGTGACTTTATTGACCGGTTTGGGGTTCACTGGATGGTGTTCACCAACGACGGGAGTGAAGATTAA